The DNA region CGGTCGCTCAGCTCGATCAGCTCGACGAGATCGGACGAGACGACGAGAACGCCGGAGCCGTCACGTGCCGCCTGTCGGACGACGCCGTAAATCTCCTCGCGCGCGCCGACATCGACGCCGACGGTGGGCTCATCCAGCAACAGCACGCGCGGGCGCGGATCATTCCATTTTCCGAACACGACCTTCTGCTGGTTGCCGCCCGAAAGTGTCCTGACCAGGCTCGAGGCCCCCTGCGCCTTGACCGCCAGCCTGCGGACCGCGGTCTCGGCGCGCTTCGTCGCGGCGCGTTGCTGCATCCAGCCCCAGCGCGAGAAATACGGCAACCGCGAGAGCGTGACGTTGCGCTCGATCGAGTGATCGAGCACCAGGCCCTGCACGTGGCGATCCTCCGGCACCAGCGCGATGCCCTGGTCGATCGCATCGGCCGGGCTCTTGGGTAGCCACCGCCGGCCGTCGATCTCGAACGTGCCGCGCTCGACCGAACGCAGGCCGAAGATGGTCTCGAGGATCTCGGTGCGTCCGCTGCCGATCAGTCCGGCGAGGCCGTGGATCTCACCCTTCAGGATGGAGAGGTCGACCGCGCGCAGCCGGTCGTTGGAGACATCGGACAGCGACAGCACCGGCGATGGTTCGACGGCGCGCGTGGCTTGAGGCTCGGCGCGAGATGCAGCCGGCGCCGACCGCTCGCTTCCGACGATTGCATTCACCAGCCGCTTCATGTCGGTGTCTGATGTGACGAAGGTCCCGGCATTGGCCCCGTCGCGCAGCACGGTGACGCGTTGGGATATCTCGAACACCTCGTTCAGCCGGTGCGTCACGTAGATCACGCCGACACCGCGGCGCGTCACCTTGCCGATCGCATCGAACAGGATGCGGACCTCGTCCGACGTCAGCGAGGATGTCGGCTCATCCAGGATCAGCAGCCGCACCTCGCCCATCAGTGCTTTCGCGATCTCGGTCATCTGGCGGTAGGCGAAAG from Bradyrhizobium genosp. L includes:
- a CDS encoding sugar ABC transporter ATP-binding protein produces the protein MTPLVMVSAINKSFGGVRALRDVNLEVRAGEVHALLGENGAGKSTLIKILSGVHAFDSGAIEIAGQPAAFDSPAKSREAGIAVVYQDLSLVESLSVGDNLMLGREPLARFGFVRKRALMAQAGAMLTQLGIPLDLKATVGSLPFAYRQMTEIAKALMGEVRLLILDEPTSSLTSDEVRILFDAIGKVTRRGVGVIYVTHRLNEVFEISQRVTVLRDGANAGTFVTSDTDMKRLVNAIVGSERSAPAASRAEPQATRAVEPSPVLSLSDVSNDRLRAVDLSILKGEIHGLAGLIGSGRTEILETIFGLRSVERGTFEIDGRRWLPKSPADAIDQGIALVPEDRHVQGLVLDHSIERNVTLSRLPYFSRWGWMQQRAATKRAETAVRRLAVKAQGASSLVRTLSGGNQQKVVFGKWNDPRPRVLLLDEPTVGVDVGAREEIYGVVRQAARDGSGVLVVSSDLVELIELSDRISVIVNGRVARVLVRGEIDDAEELHHLLQMYQASGLNPPEGAMQELPA